One window of Phalacrocorax aristotelis chromosome 26, bGulAri2.1, whole genome shotgun sequence genomic DNA carries:
- the SPATS2 gene encoding spermatogenesis-associated serine-rich protein 2 isoform X1 encodes MSKKQNTKDPSGFIFDVQSNTVMAQGGTFENMKEKISAVRAIVPNRSNNEIVLVLQHFDNCVDKTVQAFMEGNASEVLKEWTVTGKKKNKKKKTKPKPQAGSSPGLPDPGKLVSTEEEQSANSEKGGINGFHVNGCAHDTESVDSLSEGLDALSIDARELEDCESAAPDMPDRTAVPELANGIADFDTKSLIMHPSQSPSSLRQRPEQRSASRSLSRTAASSSIPASLSVTRLEDVPVSPANKKLGSNIEKSVKDLQRCTVSLARYRVVVKEEMDASIKKMKQVFAELQSSLMDREVALLAEMDKVKAEAMEILVSRQKKAEALKKMTDVAVRMSEEQLVELRADIKHFVSERKYDEDLGRVARFTCDLDALKKSIASFGQVSHPKNSYSTRLRCSSVTAASLSGPSATSAPSTPACASASAASLTTASKKPSAEAAAGNATGRPPQPSREAFQGNRRPGAGPRSQGQRHVSPLAPGRYNSGHRHRNGPGQAHGRRQTSPLAASAGGPGHTQPTGTSGASAQPGRPGPPASGTETKGLPQRKPRASRQEGANS; translated from the exons ATgtctaaaaagcaaaatacaaaag ATCCGTCTGGGTTTATTTTTGATGTGCAGTCCAATACTGTGATGGCCCAAGGAGGAACCTTTGAAAACATGAAGGAGAAG atcAGCGCGGTGCGTGCAATAGTCCCCAACAGGAGCAACAACGAGATTGTCCTCGTGCTGCAGCACTTTGACAACTGTGTGGACAAGACGGTGCAAGCCTTTATGGAAG GCAATGCCAGTGAAGTACTGAAAGAATGGACTGtaacaggcaaaaaaaag aacaagaagaagaaaaccaaaccgAAACCGCAAGCTGGCTCGAGCCCTGGCCTCCCAGACCCCGGTAAATTGGTGTCCACTGAAGAGGAGCAGTCGGCCAACTCCGAGAAGGGTGGAATTAACGGTTTCCATGTCAACGGCTGCGCCCACGACACGGAGTCTGTGGACTCGCTCAGCGAAGGTTTGGATGCACTTTCAATTGATGCCAGAGAGCTGGAGGATTGCGAGTCTGCGGCACCAGACATGCCTGATAGAACAG CAGTGCCTGAACTAGCGAACGGAATAGCAGACTTTGACACAAAATCGCTCATCATGCATCCTTCCCAGAGCCCTTCGTCTCTTAGACAGCGGCCTGAGCAGAGGAGCGCTAGCAGGTCTCTGTCCAGAACAGCAGCGAGCAGTTCAATTCCTGCGTCCCTGTCTGTAACGCGGCTGGAAGATGTTCCCGTTTCACCTGCAAACAAGAAGCTAG GTTCTAATATTGAAAAATCGGTGAAGGATCTCCAGCGCTGCACCGTTTCGCTGGCTCGGTACCGGGTCGTGGTGAAGGAGGAAATGGATGCTTCCATTAAGAAGATGAAGCAGGTCTTTGCTGAACTGCAGAGTAG CCTTATGGATCGCGAGGTGGCGTTGCTGGCTGAAATGGACAAAGTGAAAGCAGAAGCAA TGGAAATTCTGGTGAGCCGCCAGAAGAAGGCAGAGGCCCTGAAGAAGATGACTGATGTGGCAGTGCGTATGTCGGAGGAGCAGCTGGTCGAGCTCAGAGCCGACATAAAG CACTTTGTGAGCGAACGGAAGTACGACGAGGACCTGGGCCGGGTGGCGCGGTTCACCTGCGACCTCGACGCGCTGAAGAAGAGCATCGCCTCGTTCGGGCAAG TTTCCCATCCAAAGAACAGCTACTCCACCCGATTGCGGTGCAGTTCCGTCACGGCTGCCTCCCTGAGCGGTCCCAGCGCAACCTCTGCTCCCTCCACCCCGGCGTGTGCCTCTGCCTCCGCTGCAAGCCTTACCACGGCGAGCAAGAAGCCCTCGGCGGAGGCAGCTGCGGGGAATGCCACCGGCCGCCCGCCCCAGCCTTCGCGAGAG GCTTTCCAGGGGAACAGGCGACCGGGAGCGGGGCCCAGGTCCCAGGGCCAGCGCCACGTCAGCCCCCTCGCCCCCGGGCGCTACAACAGCGGCCACCGGCACAGGAACGGGCCCGGCCAGGCCCACGGCCGGCGGCAAACGTCGCCCCTGGCAGCCTCCGCTGGCGGCCCCGGCCACACTCAGCCCACGGGCACCAGCGGCGCCTCGGCACAGCCgggccggcccggccccccTGCCTCCGGCACAGAGACCAAGGGGCTCCCGCAGCGTAAGCCCAGAGCCAGTCGCCAGGAGGGAGCGAACTCCTGA
- the SPATS2 gene encoding spermatogenesis-associated serine-rich protein 2 isoform X2: protein MSKKQNTKDPSGFIFDVQSNTVMAQGGTFENMKEKISAVRAIVPNRSNNEIVLVLQHFDNCVDKTVQAFMEGNASEVLKEWTVTGKKKNKKKKTKPKPQAGSSPGLPDPGKLVSTEEEQSANSEKGGINGFHVNGCAHDTESVDSLSEGLDALSIDARELEDCESAAPDMPDRTVPELANGIADFDTKSLIMHPSQSPSSLRQRPEQRSASRSLSRTAASSSIPASLSVTRLEDVPVSPANKKLGSNIEKSVKDLQRCTVSLARYRVVVKEEMDASIKKMKQVFAELQSSLMDREVALLAEMDKVKAEAMEILVSRQKKAEALKKMTDVAVRMSEEQLVELRADIKHFVSERKYDEDLGRVARFTCDLDALKKSIASFGQVSHPKNSYSTRLRCSSVTAASLSGPSATSAPSTPACASASAASLTTASKKPSAEAAAGNATGRPPQPSREAFQGNRRPGAGPRSQGQRHVSPLAPGRYNSGHRHRNGPGQAHGRRQTSPLAASAGGPGHTQPTGTSGASAQPGRPGPPASGTETKGLPQRKPRASRQEGANS from the exons ATgtctaaaaagcaaaatacaaaag ATCCGTCTGGGTTTATTTTTGATGTGCAGTCCAATACTGTGATGGCCCAAGGAGGAACCTTTGAAAACATGAAGGAGAAG atcAGCGCGGTGCGTGCAATAGTCCCCAACAGGAGCAACAACGAGATTGTCCTCGTGCTGCAGCACTTTGACAACTGTGTGGACAAGACGGTGCAAGCCTTTATGGAAG GCAATGCCAGTGAAGTACTGAAAGAATGGACTGtaacaggcaaaaaaaag aacaagaagaagaaaaccaaaccgAAACCGCAAGCTGGCTCGAGCCCTGGCCTCCCAGACCCCGGTAAATTGGTGTCCACTGAAGAGGAGCAGTCGGCCAACTCCGAGAAGGGTGGAATTAACGGTTTCCATGTCAACGGCTGCGCCCACGACACGGAGTCTGTGGACTCGCTCAGCGAAGGTTTGGATGCACTTTCAATTGATGCCAGAGAGCTGGAGGATTGCGAGTCTGCGGCACCAGACATGCCTGATAGAACAG TGCCTGAACTAGCGAACGGAATAGCAGACTTTGACACAAAATCGCTCATCATGCATCCTTCCCAGAGCCCTTCGTCTCTTAGACAGCGGCCTGAGCAGAGGAGCGCTAGCAGGTCTCTGTCCAGAACAGCAGCGAGCAGTTCAATTCCTGCGTCCCTGTCTGTAACGCGGCTGGAAGATGTTCCCGTTTCACCTGCAAACAAGAAGCTAG GTTCTAATATTGAAAAATCGGTGAAGGATCTCCAGCGCTGCACCGTTTCGCTGGCTCGGTACCGGGTCGTGGTGAAGGAGGAAATGGATGCTTCCATTAAGAAGATGAAGCAGGTCTTTGCTGAACTGCAGAGTAG CCTTATGGATCGCGAGGTGGCGTTGCTGGCTGAAATGGACAAAGTGAAAGCAGAAGCAA TGGAAATTCTGGTGAGCCGCCAGAAGAAGGCAGAGGCCCTGAAGAAGATGACTGATGTGGCAGTGCGTATGTCGGAGGAGCAGCTGGTCGAGCTCAGAGCCGACATAAAG CACTTTGTGAGCGAACGGAAGTACGACGAGGACCTGGGCCGGGTGGCGCGGTTCACCTGCGACCTCGACGCGCTGAAGAAGAGCATCGCCTCGTTCGGGCAAG TTTCCCATCCAAAGAACAGCTACTCCACCCGATTGCGGTGCAGTTCCGTCACGGCTGCCTCCCTGAGCGGTCCCAGCGCAACCTCTGCTCCCTCCACCCCGGCGTGTGCCTCTGCCTCCGCTGCAAGCCTTACCACGGCGAGCAAGAAGCCCTCGGCGGAGGCAGCTGCGGGGAATGCCACCGGCCGCCCGCCCCAGCCTTCGCGAGAG GCTTTCCAGGGGAACAGGCGACCGGGAGCGGGGCCCAGGTCCCAGGGCCAGCGCCACGTCAGCCCCCTCGCCCCCGGGCGCTACAACAGCGGCCACCGGCACAGGAACGGGCCCGGCCAGGCCCACGGCCGGCGGCAAACGTCGCCCCTGGCAGCCTCCGCTGGCGGCCCCGGCCACACTCAGCCCACGGGCACCAGCGGCGCCTCGGCACAGCCgggccggcccggccccccTGCCTCCGGCACAGAGACCAAGGGGCTCCCGCAGCGTAAGCCCAGAGCCAGTCGCCAGGAGGGAGCGAACTCCTGA